The DNA region CTAGCCAATTTGACCTTGTCTTCTTTGGTGGTGGCCAAGATTATGAACAAAAAATTGTAGCCCGTGACCTCCAATCAAAAAAAGAAGCTTTAACCGAGTATATTGAAAACGACGGTGTAACAATCGGTATCTGTGGTGGATTCCAATTGCTTGGAAAGTACTACATCAATGCTGCTGGCGACCGGTTAGAAGGTATTGGTGCCTTAGACCACTACACATTAAATCAAGACAATAACCGCTTTATTGGTGATATCGTCATTGAAAATGACCGTTTTGGCCAGACTTACTATGGCTATGAGAACCATAACGGACGGACCTTTTTAGGGGAAAATACCCAACCCTTAGGTAAGGTGGTTACTGGTTTTGGTAACAACGGAGAAGACCAAACGGAAGGTGTTATGTATAAAAATACTTTTGGTTCATACTTCCACGGCCCTTTATTAG from Aerococcus urinaeequi includes:
- a CDS encoding type 1 glutamine amidotransferase, translating into MEQTLKIAHLYGNLMNTYGDNGNLLMLQHAAKAQKVNVETQLVSIGDEFDPSQFDLVFFGGGQDYEQKIVARDLQSKKEALTEYIENDGVTIGICGGFQLLGKYYINAAGDRLEGIGALDHYTLNQDNNRFIGDIVIENDRFGQTYYGYENHNGRTFLGENTQPLGKVVTGFGNNGEDQTEGVMYKNTFGSYFHGPLLVRNEQLTNEIVGLAIKNMQARLAKENQSA